One genomic region from Geitlerinema sp. PCC 9228 encodes:
- the nadB gene encoding L-aspartate oxidase has product MESTENRSPNIFAAEEVPQFDVLVVGAGAAGLYAALCLPQHLQVAIIAKEHLPLSASDWAQGGIAAAIAPDDSPQIHLEDTLKAGAGLCDRAAVDFLVQKAPECVQHLADLGVGFDRQNQGFALTLEAAHSRRRVLHASDTTGRAVTSTLAQRVRERENIQIIAPALAHRLWLHPQQHCCQGISIFYENQLLWLSAPVVVLATGGGGQVFARTTNPSVSTGDGVAIAWHAGAMLRDLEFVQFHPTALTKPGAPHFLISEAVRGEGAHLVDNQGHRFAFDYHPDGELAPRDVVSRAIFWHFQRLGLDPATANVWLDMRPIPPERIRHRFPNIIQVCRQWGIDVFNDPIPVAPAAHYWMGGIATDRGARTSMPGLYAVGETTSTGIHGANRLASNSLLECIVYGAELARVDVPPPGAMPPMAIVATEAKVSQLEIPSSQWETIAKLRQEIPRLVWQSAGLVRDRERLTAGMEQIKTWQQEFTKLEPTQFFQNLIPGQNIHFARSDTMPKLRAWGETQNLLDVAMLVLQSACFREESRGAHYREDFPHPRATWQKHISIQNQCLWTSDSEISFSCRRHPTV; this is encoded by the coding sequence ATGGAATCTACCGAGAACCGTTCGCCCAATATTTTTGCCGCCGAAGAAGTGCCCCAATTTGACGTTCTCGTGGTTGGCGCTGGTGCTGCTGGTTTGTATGCTGCCCTGTGCTTGCCCCAACACCTGCAAGTAGCCATCATCGCCAAAGAACATCTGCCCCTGTCAGCGAGCGACTGGGCACAGGGAGGCATTGCCGCCGCCATTGCCCCCGACGATTCCCCCCAAATTCACTTGGAAGATACCCTCAAAGCCGGTGCTGGCTTGTGCGATCGCGCAGCGGTTGATTTTCTGGTACAAAAAGCCCCTGAATGCGTGCAACACCTCGCCGATTTGGGGGTAGGCTTCGACCGGCAAAACCAGGGATTTGCCCTCACCCTAGAAGCTGCCCACTCTCGCCGCCGCGTTCTCCACGCTTCCGACACCACAGGGCGTGCCGTCACCAGCACCCTTGCCCAGCGCGTGCGGGAACGAGAAAATATCCAAATTATTGCCCCTGCCCTGGCGCATCGTTTGTGGCTGCACCCCCAACAGCACTGCTGTCAGGGAATTTCCATTTTTTATGAAAATCAACTTCTGTGGCTGTCGGCACCTGTGGTAGTTCTCGCCACTGGCGGCGGCGGTCAGGTATTTGCTCGCACCACCAATCCTTCCGTCAGCACAGGCGATGGCGTAGCGATCGCTTGGCATGCCGGTGCCATGTTGCGGGATTTGGAATTTGTGCAGTTCCATCCCACAGCATTGACCAAACCAGGGGCACCCCACTTTCTCATCAGCGAAGCCGTGCGCGGCGAAGGGGCTCATTTGGTAGACAACCAAGGGCATCGTTTTGCCTTTGACTACCATCCCGACGGAGAACTCGCCCCCCGGGATGTGGTCAGCCGTGCCATTTTTTGGCATTTCCAGCGTTTGGGTCTAGACCCTGCCACCGCCAATGTCTGGTTGGATATGCGCCCCATCCCCCCGGAGCGCATTCGCCATCGCTTTCCCAATATCATCCAAGTTTGCCGACAGTGGGGGATCGATGTTTTTAACGACCCCATTCCCGTAGCGCCGGCAGCCCATTACTGGATGGGGGGCATTGCCACCGACCGCGGTGCCCGCACCTCCATGCCGGGGTTATATGCGGTGGGAGAAACCACCAGTACTGGCATTCACGGGGCCAATCGCTTGGCCAGCAATTCTTTGTTAGAATGTATTGTGTATGGGGCCGAACTGGCCCGCGTCGACGTGCCACCACCAGGTGCTATGCCACCCATGGCGATCGTTGCCACAGAAGCAAAAGTTTCCCAGTTGGAAATTCCGTCGTCACAGTGGGAAACCATCGCCAAACTGCGACAGGAAATTCCCCGTTTGGTGTGGCAAAGTGCTGGCTTGGTGCGCGATCGCGAACGTCTCACCGCCGGTATGGAACAAATAAAAACTTGGCAGCAAGAATTTACCAAGCTAGAACCGACGCAATTTTTTCAAAACCTAATTCCCGGCCAAAATATTCACTTTGCCCGTAGCGACACCATGCCCAAATTGCGTGCTTGGGGAGAGACGCAAAACTTGCTGGATGTAGCTATGTTGGTTTTACAGAGTGCTTGCTTCCGGGAAGAAAGTCGTGGTGCTCACTACAGAGAGGACTTTCCTCACCCTCGTGCAACATGGCAAAAGCATATTTCCATCCAAAACCAATGTTTGTGGACTTCTGACTCGGAAATTTCCTTCTCCTGCCGCCGCCATCCTACTGTTTAA